One genomic window of Paenisporosarcina antarctica includes the following:
- a CDS encoding STAS domain-containing protein: protein MDERMLTLKGKSFQNFDEAAECILQMMSKIVDMNTLFIAKNDKETNRIIKAVNAKDHLINEGEELPFKDTFCKLTVDHGRKILVIEDITQHQQANELQVTADLGSGSFIGIPIYFENGENYGTICGLDTKNIEFPEQHIQIFESMASVLTYVLELDKANEHIQTLTAPLVPITKGVAILPIIGDITAQRAENIIQIALAKSQDYDLDYLIVDLSGVTQINATVSGALLKLVKILEIIGVKPILTGFQPQMAMNALQVHMDLKDITIESTLERALQRIGFVLQRE from the coding sequence GTGGATGAGCGAATGCTAACATTAAAAGGAAAGAGTTTTCAAAACTTTGACGAAGCGGCCGAATGTATTTTACAGATGATGAGTAAAATTGTCGATATGAATACACTGTTTATCGCAAAAAACGATAAGGAAACAAATCGGATTATCAAAGCAGTGAATGCAAAAGATCATCTTATAAATGAAGGGGAAGAACTGCCTTTTAAAGATACTTTTTGCAAATTGACTGTAGACCATGGTCGTAAAATCTTAGTGATTGAAGATATAACTCAACACCAACAGGCTAATGAACTCCAAGTGACAGCAGATTTAGGGAGCGGCTCTTTCATAGGCATTCCTATTTATTTTGAAAATGGAGAAAACTATGGAACCATCTGTGGATTAGATACGAAAAACATAGAGTTTCCTGAGCAGCATATACAAATATTTGAATCAATGGCTTCTGTCCTTACATATGTACTTGAACTGGACAAGGCAAATGAACATATTCAAACACTAACTGCTCCTTTAGTGCCTATAACAAAAGGTGTAGCTATTTTACCGATTATAGGTGATATTACAGCACAACGAGCAGAAAATATTATTCAAATTGCTTTAGCGAAAAGCCAAGATTACGATCTAGACTATTTAATCGTCGATTTGTCCGGAGTTACTCAAATTAATGCTACCGTTAGTGGGGCACTTTTAAAACTCGTGAAAATACTAGAAATTATTGGAGTCAAACCTATTTTGACAGGTTTCCAACCTCAAATGGCTATGAATGCACTACAAGTACATATGGATCTCAAAGACATCACGATTGAGTCTACTTTAGAACGAGCGCTCCAGCGAATCGGTTTTGTATTACAACGTGAATAG
- a CDS encoding GNAT family N-acetyltransferase: MKFIIRQMLPSDWGQVKEIYEEGIKTKNATFETMAPSYEKWMGSAHPGCHLIVEEDFQVLAWAKVLYTSSRPVYAGVGEVSIYVHPKAKGRGIGKQLLLELIRVSEQHGFWTLKAVIFPENEASIRLHKKCGFRVVGKHEKMGELDGVWRDNIVLEKRSDEVGIDK, from the coding sequence ATGAAATTTATAATTCGTCAAATGCTTCCATCAGATTGGGGTCAAGTTAAAGAAATTTACGAAGAGGGTATCAAAACGAAAAACGCGACTTTTGAAACAATGGCACCATCGTATGAAAAATGGATGGGATCAGCACACCCAGGTTGTCATTTAATTGTAGAAGAAGATTTTCAAGTGTTGGCATGGGCAAAAGTACTTTATACATCATCCCGTCCAGTGTATGCCGGTGTGGGAGAAGTCAGTATTTACGTCCATCCAAAAGCAAAAGGAAGAGGAATTGGAAAACAGCTTTTACTCGAGCTAATCCGAGTTTCTGAGCAACATGGATTTTGGACATTAAAAGCAGTCATCTTTCCTGAAAACGAAGCGAGTATTCGGTTACATAAAAAGTGTGGATTTCGAGTCGTGGGAAAACATGAGAAGATGGGAGAACTGGATGGTGTATGGCGAGATAATATAGTATTGGAAAAAAGAAGTGATGAAGTAGGAATTGATAAATAA
- a CDS encoding MarR family winged helix-turn-helix transcriptional regulator, with product MDNKRELFQILTRRFGILNKNCCAGGNIDITTVHSHILYEIDKQHSPSMQQIADILAIDVTTFSRQIQTLIKMQLVAKSPSSDDKRFYILSLTDEGHKIALSVESSMNAYLDEIFSHMNEFEQETVLRSIKLLNNAMSKSSVCCTPLI from the coding sequence ATGGATAACAAACGTGAGCTTTTTCAAATTTTAACTCGCCGCTTCGGTATATTAAATAAAAACTGTTGTGCAGGTGGGAACATCGATATTACAACCGTGCATAGTCATATTCTATATGAAATAGATAAACAACATAGTCCATCGATGCAACAAATCGCAGACATTTTAGCGATTGATGTCACGACATTTAGTCGCCAAATACAAACGTTAATAAAGATGCAACTTGTTGCAAAGTCTCCCTCTTCAGATGATAAACGCTTTTATATTTTATCTTTAACAGACGAAGGACATAAAATAGCACTATCAGTAGAATCATCAATGAACGCATATTTAGATGAAATCTTCTCACATATGAATGAATTTGAACAAGAAACCGTTTTAAGATCGATTAAGCTATTAAATAATGCCATGTCGAAATCAAGTGTTTGCTGCACACCATTAATCTAA
- a CDS encoding FecCD family ABC transporter permease: MKIFNRLDFTRHPFFATIIVFLAVVTVMLLSAGSGEFPLSPTKVVAALFGFGDEFDRTVLIDFRLPRIVMALFVGMSLAVSGAILQGITKNPLASPDLIGITAGASFAVVLFLTLFSDDNNSLTVSIQWLPLFAFLGATLTALVVFLLSWKNGIAPFRLLLIGIAVAAFMQAGTTVWILMGPIYRASQATIWTTGSIYGANWSQVFVIMPWALLFITISLLLRRQMNILELGDEIATGVGSRVQLNRILLLLVSTGLTGVAVAFAGGIGFVGLLAPHIARRIVGPKFQSMVLFSAGIGALLVLIADWIARVAFAPIEVPAGVWTAAVGAPYFIFLLMTGRKKGGT, from the coding sequence ATGAAAATATTCAATCGACTTGATTTTACTCGCCATCCCTTCTTTGCCACAATTATTGTTTTCCTTGCCGTCGTTACGGTCATGTTATTATCAGCTGGTTCTGGAGAATTCCCATTATCTCCAACGAAAGTAGTTGCTGCTCTATTTGGTTTCGGAGATGAATTTGACCGAACTGTTTTAATCGACTTTAGGTTACCTCGCATCGTGATGGCTCTCTTTGTCGGAATGTCACTAGCCGTATCCGGGGCAATTTTACAAGGTATTACGAAAAACCCACTTGCTTCACCTGATTTAATAGGAATCACAGCAGGTGCTTCTTTCGCTGTTGTTTTATTTTTAACTCTATTCTCAGATGACAATAATTCATTAACTGTGAGTATTCAGTGGTTGCCATTATTCGCCTTTTTGGGTGCTACTTTGACTGCATTAGTTGTTTTCTTATTGTCATGGAAGAATGGGATTGCCCCGTTTAGACTCTTGTTAATAGGGATTGCAGTCGCCGCATTTATGCAAGCTGGCACAACTGTATGGATATTAATGGGACCCATTTATCGTGCAAGCCAAGCTACAATTTGGACGACTGGAAGCATATACGGGGCAAATTGGTCGCAAGTTTTTGTCATTATGCCTTGGGCGTTATTATTTATCACAATTTCTCTCTTGTTACGTAGACAAATGAATATTTTAGAACTTGGAGATGAAATTGCAACAGGAGTTGGGTCTCGTGTTCAACTAAACCGAATTTTATTACTATTAGTAAGTACTGGACTAACCGGAGTAGCTGTTGCCTTTGCTGGAGGTATCGGATTTGTAGGCTTGCTCGCTCCACATATTGCAAGAAGAATCGTTGGACCAAAATTTCAATCCATGGTTTTATTTTCAGCAGGAATTGGTGCGCTTCTTGTTCTTATTGCTGACTGGATTGCACGTGTTGCATTTGCTCCGATTGAAGTTCCAGCTGGTGTTTGGACGGCTGCTGTTGGAGCACCTTATTTTATTTTCTTATTAATGACAGGACGCAAAAAGGGTGGTACTTAA
- a CDS encoding LysM peptidoglycan-binding and 3D domain-containing protein, whose amino-acid sequence MKKKIVALTAIAALSVGAAGQASASGVHTVQSGDTLWSISQGNNVSVADLQAWNELNSTLIYPKQELKLADKVAHKVAEKSGKHVVVKGDTLYKIALTHNISLDDLMNWNNISSDLIFPGNVFVLQGTSAPVQTTTAPAPAKTTQASAPAPTSSTAKEMTVTATAYTAYCAGCSGTTYTGIDLRSNPNQKVIAVDPSVIPLGSRVWVEGYGEAIAGDIGGAIKGNIIDVFMADQQDALNWGRQTVNIKILD is encoded by the coding sequence ATGAAAAAGAAAATCGTTGCACTAACTGCAATTGCAGCACTATCAGTAGGAGCAGCAGGCCAAGCATCTGCATCAGGAGTTCATACGGTACAATCAGGAGATACATTATGGTCTATTTCACAAGGCAATAATGTTAGCGTAGCAGATTTACAAGCTTGGAACGAGTTAAATTCTACTCTTATATATCCTAAACAAGAGCTCAAGTTAGCAGATAAGGTAGCACACAAGGTAGCAGAGAAGTCGGGGAAACATGTTGTAGTTAAAGGTGATACGCTTTATAAAATAGCCTTGACACATAATATTTCATTGGATGACTTAATGAATTGGAATAACATTTCAAGTGATTTAATCTTCCCAGGTAATGTGTTTGTATTGCAAGGAACTTCAGCGCCAGTACAAACAACAACAGCACCTGCACCAGCTAAAACAACTCAAGCTTCTGCACCTGCACCAACTTCATCTACTGCAAAAGAGATGACAGTAACAGCAACAGCATATACTGCTTATTGCGCAGGGTGTTCAGGAACAACTTACACGGGTATTGACTTGCGTTCAAATCCAAACCAAAAAGTTATCGCAGTAGATCCATCAGTGATCCCACTTGGATCACGTGTATGGGTTGAAGGTTACGGAGAAGCAATCGCAGGAGATATTGGTGGCGCGATTAAAGGCAACATCATAGATGTCTTTATGGCAGATCAACAAGACGCTCTTAACTGGGGTCGTCAAACAGTAAATATTAAAATATTAGATTAA
- a CDS encoding SDR family oxidoreductase, with amino-acid sequence MDLQLKDKVVLVTASSKGLGKATALEFAKEGATVLISSRNEATLAQTVDEIKQLTNNQQVYAKTCDMSSVEDINALFAWVTAEFGGADILINNTGGPTAGGFKDLEDSDWMAAFEKNLLSYIRTTRAVLPHMEATNFGRIINISSSSTKEVIDGLILSNTFRSGMVGLTKSLAREYAKNNILVNTIGPGRIATDRVAELDQIAAAKQSVSVEDIVKRSESLIPIGRYGQPEEFAKVVLFLASPANTYMTGQSLIIDGGMLKAL; translated from the coding sequence ATGGATTTACAATTAAAAGATAAAGTTGTTCTCGTTACAGCTTCGAGTAAAGGTTTAGGAAAAGCAACTGCTCTTGAATTTGCTAAAGAAGGGGCTACAGTTCTTATATCCAGTCGTAATGAAGCAACATTGGCTCAGACAGTTGATGAAATTAAGCAACTGACGAATAACCAGCAAGTTTATGCTAAAACATGTGACATGTCTTCAGTTGAAGACATAAACGCTCTTTTCGCTTGGGTAACGGCAGAATTTGGCGGTGCCGATATATTAATTAATAATACAGGAGGACCAACTGCTGGTGGATTTAAAGACTTAGAAGATAGTGATTGGATGGCTGCGTTTGAAAAGAACTTACTTAGTTATATTCGGACGACACGTGCTGTATTGCCTCATATGGAAGCAACTAATTTCGGACGTATCATCAATATCTCTTCTTCTTCGACAAAAGAAGTCATCGATGGGTTGATCCTATCTAATACCTTCAGATCTGGTATGGTTGGACTGACAAAAAGTTTAGCTAGAGAATATGCTAAAAATAATATCTTAGTAAATACCATCGGTCCAGGTCGTATTGCAACAGACCGCGTTGCTGAACTCGACCAAATTGCAGCAGCTAAACAAAGTGTTTCTGTTGAAGACATTGTAAAACGCAGTGAAAGTTTAATTCCAATCGGACGTTATGGACAACCTGAAGAATTTGCTAAGGTTGTGTTATTTCTAGCATCTCCTGCAAATACGTATATGACCGGTCAATCTCTTATCATAGACGGCGGTATGTTAAAAGCTCTATAA
- a CDS encoding OsmC family protein, with protein sequence MALHSFHLKANWPGLRNDVGTIETANLHTKISIPPEMDGPGIGTNPDEMLLGAAATCYIITLAAMLERSKIEKESLTMTSEGIVDITKGVITYKKIIHRPHLKLQFGTDLELAQKIAKKAESSCMISRALKGNVEIELEVKLEVI encoded by the coding sequence ATGGCACTTCATTCTTTTCATTTAAAGGCAAATTGGCCCGGTCTTCGTAATGATGTGGGAACAATAGAGACCGCAAACTTACATACCAAGATTTCGATTCCGCCTGAGATGGACGGTCCTGGAATCGGAACGAATCCTGATGAAATGTTACTTGGCGCAGCTGCTACTTGTTATATTATTACTCTTGCCGCTATGCTTGAACGTAGCAAGATAGAGAAAGAAAGTTTAACGATGACCTCTGAAGGCATCGTTGATATTACCAAAGGAGTCATCACGTACAAAAAGATTATTCATCGTCCTCATCTCAAGTTACAATTTGGAACAGATTTGGAGTTAGCGCAGAAAATAGCAAAAAAAGCCGAAAGTTCTTGTATGATCAGTCGGGCACTTAAAGGGAATGTAGAGATTGAATTAGAAGTTAAGCTTGAAGTCATATAA
- a CDS encoding (2Fe-2S)-binding protein: MKRAILEDMVENFRWHQDQLALHTLTLSDLFHEPSLNQHLTRLTTEFGSPTRAHAASMTAKRIGYIAALMIYARNKHAILIHPKVCTFVTIAVESTNTSWIPVYSFPLETAEPYQSTVEWIKQELYAQTIVPIVELLAKEKGISRVVLFENICIYIRWIFISKLQDNITFQQLIESSALEFGVKKLHPIALYESGRSTLRKTCCLYYQTHDAVKTCKTCPR, from the coding sequence ATGAAGAGGGCTATCTTGGAAGACATGGTCGAAAATTTCCGTTGGCATCAAGATCAACTTGCATTACACACATTAACACTATCCGATTTATTTCATGAACCATCTCTCAATCAACATCTAACTCGATTGACGACTGAATTCGGTAGTCCAACACGCGCACACGCTGCTTCGATGACGGCAAAAAGAATTGGATACATAGCCGCTCTTATGATTTATGCTCGTAACAAACACGCTATTTTGATACACCCTAAAGTATGCACATTTGTAACGATTGCCGTAGAGTCAACAAATACTAGTTGGATACCTGTTTATTCGTTTCCTCTCGAAACGGCAGAACCTTACCAGTCTACAGTAGAATGGATCAAGCAAGAGTTGTATGCTCAAACTATCGTTCCTATCGTTGAATTACTCGCGAAAGAAAAAGGCATCTCACGTGTTGTATTATTTGAAAATATATGTATCTACATTAGATGGATTTTCATTTCTAAACTTCAAGATAACATTACTTTTCAGCAGTTAATAGAATCATCGGCTTTAGAATTCGGAGTTAAAAAGCTACATCCAATCGCTTTATATGAATCTGGACGAAGTACTTTACGTAAAACATGTTGCCTATATTATCAAACACATGACGCTGTAAAAACGTGTAAAACTTGCCCAAGATAA
- a CDS encoding 2-hydroxymuconate tautomerase family protein translates to MPYVNIKITSEHVTPEKKAELIKGVTQLLVDVLDKNPETTVVVIDEVNTDNWGIGGQSVTERRHLGK, encoded by the coding sequence ATGCCTTACGTAAACATTAAAATTACAAGTGAACATGTAACTCCAGAGAAAAAGGCAGAACTTATTAAAGGCGTCACACAGCTATTAGTGGATGTTTTAGACAAAAATCCTGAAACAACTGTTGTTGTTATTGATGAAGTAAATACTGACAATTGGGGAATTGGTGGTCAATCGGTAACCGAGAGACGTCACCTAGGTAAATAA
- a CDS encoding GNAT family N-acetyltransferase: MILVKPSLEWKEQHKAYMVDWGSARMVPSSMDLSGFHTYEEYLYALEARAKGKAPWVPSSHYFLVNNDHQIVGMVDIRHKLDEFLRTIGGHIGYGILPSERNKGYATYLLKEALNKCKELHINQVLITCDEDNIGSTKVILNNGGVEDDLFITEEGQMKRRFWISVKES; this comes from the coding sequence ATGATATTAGTCAAGCCATCACTTGAGTGGAAAGAACAACACAAAGCTTACATGGTAGATTGGGGATCTGCACGAATGGTTCCGAGTAGCATGGATTTATCAGGATTTCATACATATGAAGAATATTTATATGCATTGGAGGCACGTGCAAAAGGCAAGGCTCCTTGGGTACCGAGTTCCCATTACTTTTTAGTGAATAATGACCATCAAATCGTGGGAATGGTCGATATTCGTCATAAACTCGACGAGTTTTTGCGAACAATCGGTGGACATATAGGGTACGGTATTCTTCCCTCTGAACGAAATAAAGGGTACGCAACCTATTTATTAAAAGAAGCGCTTAATAAATGTAAAGAACTTCATATTAATCAAGTTCTAATAACATGTGATGAAGACAATATTGGTTCTACAAAAGTCATTTTAAATAATGGGGGAGTAGAAGACGATTTGTTTATTACTGAAGAAGGTCAGATGAAAAGAAGGTTTTGGATTTCTGTTAAGGAATCTTGA
- a CDS encoding VOC family protein: protein MMLIKRVDHIQLAAPIGSEEKARLFFQGILSLQEVEKPHELKKNGGVWFSNGHVHIHVGVEKSFIPAKKAHPAFEVSDIEEFATHIREKGISIQVDDKLPGAKRFYVDDPFGNRLEFLEWM, encoded by the coding sequence ATGATGTTAATTAAACGAGTTGATCATATTCAACTAGCAGCACCAATTGGTAGTGAAGAAAAAGCACGCTTATTTTTTCAGGGAATTCTTTCATTGCAAGAAGTAGAAAAACCGCATGAGTTAAAGAAAAATGGAGGGGTATGGTTTTCGAATGGACATGTACACATACATGTTGGCGTAGAAAAATCTTTTATACCAGCGAAAAAAGCACATCCCGCTTTTGAAGTGTCAGATATCGAAGAGTTTGCTACTCATATCAGAGAAAAAGGTATCTCGATTCAAGTTGACGATAAATTACCAGGAGCGAAACGGTTCTATGTGGATGACCCCTTCGGTAATCGATTAGAATTTCTAGAATGGATGTAA
- a CDS encoding TraR/DksA C4-type zinc finger protein, whose protein sequence is MTGQNTEMAIEHHKEEEIEQIETALQTIENGTYGICAVGGEDIPFERLEALPTAQTCVEHADQDV, encoded by the coding sequence TTGACAGGTCAAAATACAGAAATGGCGATTGAACATCACAAGGAAGAAGAAATAGAACAAATTGAAACGGCATTGCAAACAATTGAAAATGGTACGTACGGAATATGTGCAGTAGGTGGGGAAGACATTCCATTTGAAAGACTTGAAGCTTTACCAACAGCACAAACATGTGTTGAACATGCCGATCAAGATGTTTAA
- a CDS encoding YbfB/YjiJ family MFS transporter — protein MSRNPYSIVIGGVFALFIAMSIGRFAYTPILPFMQQEAEFSTRFAGFLASSNYAGYLLGAIIAIVVPLKRNRAIFLRVTIIFSVLFTLLMGLTYSHTSWMVWRFFSGITSAFVFVLASSLILDQLAKQRKLGWVGIMYGGVGLGIFISGLLVPLLIENFHYQGAWIGLACLAGLLSIIVFLTIKEDTTEPTVNLPITPIKPKKKTKWLLWLLASYGLEGLGYIVTGTFIVAIAQQTPSFGGNATSVWVLVGLMAIPSCVIWSYFGSKYGYMLSLMILLLIQAVGIVLPALSDSSFSFYVSAILFGATFMGVTTLATAFARDRNPLGSARVIAIMTTVYALGQMIGPSIAGVLTAETESYIGALSGAALVVFIAALFLLPLVKHERAESKDDVN, from the coding sequence TTGTCTAGAAATCCTTATTCAATTGTCATCGGTGGCGTTTTCGCCCTTTTTATTGCCATGAGTATAGGGCGTTTTGCTTACACACCTATCTTGCCTTTTATGCAACAAGAAGCTGAATTTTCTACACGCTTCGCTGGTTTCTTAGCCTCAAGTAATTACGCAGGCTATTTGCTTGGTGCTATTATCGCCATTGTTGTTCCTTTAAAACGCAATCGCGCCATTTTTTTGCGAGTTACTATCATTTTCAGTGTTTTATTTACGTTATTGATGGGTCTTACATACAGTCACACTTCATGGATGGTGTGGCGTTTCTTTTCAGGTATTACCAGTGCATTCGTTTTTGTCTTAGCTTCGAGTTTAATACTTGATCAATTGGCAAAACAACGGAAACTTGGATGGGTTGGCATTATGTATGGCGGGGTTGGTCTTGGTATTTTCATATCGGGATTACTTGTTCCTCTATTAATAGAGAACTTTCATTATCAAGGTGCTTGGATAGGTCTTGCTTGCTTAGCCGGACTCTTAAGTATTATTGTGTTTCTAACAATTAAAGAAGATACTACCGAACCTACTGTCAATCTGCCTATTACACCTATAAAACCAAAGAAAAAGACAAAATGGCTCCTTTGGTTACTAGCATCGTATGGATTAGAAGGATTAGGCTATATTGTCACAGGGACATTCATTGTTGCAATTGCTCAACAGACTCCCTCTTTTGGTGGCAATGCCACAAGTGTTTGGGTCTTAGTTGGTTTAATGGCAATCCCTTCATGCGTCATCTGGTCATACTTTGGAAGTAAATACGGGTACATGTTGTCCTTAATGATTCTATTACTCATTCAAGCTGTTGGAATCGTATTACCAGCGTTATCCGATTCTTCTTTCAGTTTTTATGTAAGTGCCATTCTTTTTGGTGCAACTTTTATGGGAGTAACGACTCTTGCCACAGCCTTTGCACGTGATAGAAACCCTCTTGGTAGTGCACGAGTCATCGCTATCATGACGACCGTTTATGCACTTGGACAAATGATTGGACCTTCGATTGCAGGAGTATTAACTGCAGAAACAGAAAGTTATATAGGGGCACTTTCAGGCGCAGCTTTAGTAGTATTTATCGCCGCACTATTTTTACTTCCATTAGTTAAACATGAAAGGGCGGAAAGCAAAGATGATGTTAATTAA
- a CDS encoding FecCD family ABC transporter permease: MLHTNITRSWGVAIGIMTILILMSSSLVYGYTNTTWADAFLAFFHPTTSNEHIIIRDVRFPRAVIAAFVGACLGVSGAIMQSITRNPLSSPSILGVNAGASFFVVVGVVFLSVQSLQSYMWLSFAGATFAFSLVFILSSTGREGLTPLKLTLAGSAITALFASFTQGLLVLNETALDQVLFWLAGSVANRPLDLLVNALPYMVVALLLAFVRAKELNVLSIGDDVAVGLGQRTAWIKFFFGACAVVLAGSAVAVAGPIGFVGIIIPHLIRSLVGLDHRWILPYSAMGGAALLLLADIGGRYVLMPRELPVGVMTALIGVPFFIFVARRKLGI, from the coding sequence ATGTTACATACAAATATTACACGTAGTTGGGGTGTTGCTATCGGCATCATGACCATCCTTATTTTAATGAGTTCTAGTTTGGTTTATGGATATACCAATACCACTTGGGCAGATGCGTTCTTGGCTTTTTTTCATCCGACTACTTCAAATGAGCATATAATTATTCGTGATGTACGGTTTCCTCGCGCAGTGATCGCAGCCTTCGTTGGTGCATGTCTTGGTGTTTCAGGTGCCATTATGCAGTCCATCACGAGAAACCCACTGTCTTCACCAAGTATTCTTGGTGTTAATGCTGGGGCCAGTTTCTTTGTCGTTGTAGGGGTCGTTTTTTTGTCTGTTCAAAGTTTACAATCCTACATGTGGCTTAGTTTTGCAGGAGCAACTTTTGCTTTTTCACTTGTATTCATCTTAAGTAGCACTGGTCGCGAAGGTCTTACACCACTTAAATTAACCCTGGCAGGTTCCGCAATTACAGCATTATTTGCATCGTTTACCCAAGGATTATTAGTTTTAAATGAAACCGCTCTTGATCAAGTATTATTCTGGTTAGCCGGTTCAGTAGCTAATCGCCCACTCGATCTACTGGTTAACGCGTTACCTTATATGGTCGTTGCTCTATTGCTAGCTTTTGTACGTGCGAAAGAATTGAATGTATTAAGTATTGGGGATGACGTTGCAGTAGGTCTTGGTCAACGAACAGCTTGGATTAAGTTTTTCTTCGGCGCATGTGCTGTTGTTTTGGCTGGATCTGCTGTCGCGGTTGCTGGTCCTATTGGATTCGTTGGTATTATCATTCCACATTTAATCCGGTCATTAGTTGGACTCGATCATCGTTGGATTCTTCCTTATTCTGCTATGGGTGGCGCAGCTCTTTTACTGCTTGCAGATATAGGAGGGCGCTATGTATTAATGCCTCGAGAGTTACCAGTAGGTGTTATGACTGCTCTCATTGGGGTGCCTTTCTTTATTTTTGTGGCGCGCAGAAAGTTGGGGATATAA
- a CDS encoding ATP-binding protein — protein MNQLVETMESNEILQSEMMYSQIIEYSVESIIIHAENKVLYINQVGSEFLRGTKEQIIGSNCLNIIQDDMRDMISERIQQGMCGEPLEVIEQSIIRCDGTLVDVEFYCQQVQFGNRKAMQTVFRDITMRKETEKMLYDRQKMASIGQIAAGIVHEVKNPLTSVKGFLQLLKENNPHPYILAMESELEKAIDTLSNLLQVAKPDLYSEPITEIDLCKELSSLLFLFQDKLYDIEIETDIQDCDKHIYGKKNMYLKAFFNLIKNAIEAMPGKGKLRIEHYYQSDSVNVKIIDTGVGIPKDKINLLGTPFYSNKSDGTGLGLTQVFSTINDHGGQITVHSVVDRGTTVHMKLPEKPVGFEMH, from the coding sequence ATGAATCAATTAGTAGAAACTATGGAATCAAATGAAATACTTCAAAGTGAAATGATGTATAGCCAAATAATTGAATATTCAGTTGAGTCCATTATTATTCATGCAGAAAACAAAGTACTCTATATTAATCAAGTAGGATCTGAATTTTTAAGAGGAACAAAAGAACAAATAATTGGCTCAAACTGTCTAAATATTATTCAGGATGACATGAGAGACATGATTAGTGAACGAATTCAACAAGGCATGTGTGGAGAACCTCTTGAAGTTATTGAACAATCAATTATACGATGTGATGGGACCCTCGTGGATGTTGAGTTTTACTGTCAGCAAGTTCAATTTGGTAATCGAAAAGCCATGCAAACCGTTTTTAGGGATATTACGATGCGAAAAGAAACGGAAAAAATGTTGTATGATCGACAAAAAATGGCGTCGATTGGACAAATTGCTGCAGGAATTGTACATGAAGTGAAGAATCCGCTAACTTCAGTTAAAGGTTTTTTACAATTACTAAAGGAGAATAATCCACACCCTTATATACTAGCGATGGAAAGTGAATTAGAGAAGGCAATTGATACATTGTCAAATTTACTTCAAGTAGCTAAACCCGATCTCTACAGCGAACCAATTACCGAAATTGATTTATGTAAAGAACTGTCCTCTCTTTTGTTTTTGTTTCAAGACAAACTATATGACATAGAGATTGAAACAGATATTCAAGATTGTGATAAACATATATATGGAAAGAAGAATATGTATTTAAAAGCATTTTTTAATCTGATTAAAAATGCAATTGAAGCAATGCCGGGTAAAGGGAAGCTTCGAATTGAACACTACTATCAAAGTGACAGCGTTAATGTGAAAATTATCGATACCGGTGTCGGTATTCCTAAAGATAAAATTAATTTACTTGGAACTCCATTTTATTCGAACAAAAGCGATGGAACCGGCCTAGGTTTAACACAAGTATTCTCTACAATTAATGATCATGGTGGACAAATAACTGTACACAGTGTTGTCGACCGGGGCACAACAGTTCACATGAAATTACCAGAGAAACCAGTTGGTTTTGAAATGCATTGA